A genomic window from Megalobrama amblycephala isolate DHTTF-2021 linkage group LG2, ASM1881202v1, whole genome shotgun sequence includes:
- the LOC125262751 gene encoding olfactory receptor 1M1-like: protein MYLVSCPLKARKLGRKRRTAMKNSNSAPNNSISQPAGFYIIGLSLMPYNNIYVMFLTVLYVITVICNVFLITIIFYDHRLHVPKFMAVGNLALVDLVLSTSLVPGMIKTYLVLDNFVPFKLCLVQMYFYYTFVSLESFSICVLSYDRFIAICLPLRQESINTNTRMAYIVGALWFFCVVVVIYAIESFPNLSFCGSLMINSYFCDYTPVLALACNDITHQWDIGTTLTILFMVVPLSFIFLTYMGILIAVFRMKNNQSRYKALATCTEHLTLVAIFYIPIFIIFNLTFFGFSWNPNVGLVCLSLSSLIPPSVNPIIYSLKTKQIRDRIYSLLTHRLSVHPLKNAH from the exons AT GTATCTGGTTTCTTGTCCACTGAAAGCAAGGAAGCTGGGTCGTAAAAGAAGGACAGCCATGAAGAACAGCAATTCTGCCCCCAACAACTCCATCAGTCAGCCTGCAGGATTTTACATTATTGGCTTAAGTTTAATGCCTTACAATAATATCTATGTCATGTTCCTCACTGTGCTTTATGTGATCACAGTCATATGCAATGTCTTTCTGATCACTATCATTTTCTATGACCACCGACTGCATGTCCCAAAGTTCATGGCTGTTGGTAATTTGGCTTTGGTTGATCTTGTTCTCAGCACTTCTCTTGTGCCTGGCATGATAAAGACTTACCTTGTTCTGGACAATTTTGTGCCATTCAAACTGTGCCTTGTGCAAATGTACTTTTACTATACTTTTGTATCCCTCGAGTCGTTTTCCATATGCGTTCTCTCTTACGACAGATTTATTGCAATCTGCTTGCCTTTAAGACAGGAGTCTATAAACACAAACACCAGAATGGCTTACATAGTTGGTGCACTTTGGTTCTTTTGTGTTGTTGTAGTAATCTATGCTATTGAATCCTTCCCAAACCTCTCATTTTGTGGCTCTCTTATGATCAACAGCTATTTTTGTGATTATACTCCTGTTTTAGCACTTGCTTGCAACGATATAACACATCAGTGGGATATTGGCACTACTTTAACTATACTCTTCATGGTTGTACCtttgtcttttattttcttGACCTATATGGGTATATTGATCGCTGTATTCAGAATGAAGAATAATCAGAGCCGTTATAAGGCACTGGCCACGTGCACCGAACACCTCACATTAGTGGCCATATTCTACATTCCAATTTTTATTATCTTCAATCTTACATTTTTTGGATTTAGTTGGAACCCCAATGTAGGTCTGGTGTGCTTGTCTTTGTCGTCCCTCATCCCACCCAGCGTGAatcccatcatttactcattgaAAACTAAACAGATTCGAGACAGGATTTATTCCTTGTTAACCCACAGACTGTCTGTTCATcctcttaaaaatgcacattaa